One window of Pithys albifrons albifrons isolate INPA30051 chromosome 18, PitAlb_v1, whole genome shotgun sequence genomic DNA carries:
- the YTHDF1 gene encoding YTH domain-containing family protein 1 isoform X2 — protein MSATSVDPQRPKGQDNKVQNGSLHQKDTVHDSDFEPYLSGQSNQNSSYPSMTDPYLSSYYPPSIGFPYSLSEAPWSTGGDPPIPYLTTYGQLSNGDHHFMHDAVFGQPGGLGNNIYQHRFNFFPENPAFSAWGTSGSQGQQTQSSAYGSSYSYPPSSLGGTIVDGQTGFHNDTLNKAPGMNSIEQGMVGLKIGGDVTTSAVKTVGSVVNSAGMTGALSGNGSNVNLPVSKPTSWAAIASKPAKPQPKMKTKTGPVIGGALPPPPIKHNMDIGTWDNKGPVAKVPAPQQIPSPQSVPQPQQPIVQPVPTQPPPLTQPQYQAPQQPPQNRWVAPRNRNAAFGQSGGTGTDGGSAGSTQPNPVPSGESHPVLEKLKAAHSYNPKDFEWNLKNGRVFIIKSYSEDDIHRSIKYSIWCSTEHGNKRLDSAFRSMNSKGPVYLLFSVNGSGHFCGVAEMKSPVDYGTSAGVWSQDKWKGKFDVKWIFVKDVPNNQLRHIRLENNDNKPVTNSRDTQEVPLEKAKQVLKIIATYKHTTSIFDDFSHYEKRQEEEEVVRKERQNRNKQ, from the exons aACAGTAGCTATCCATCAATGACTGATCCTTACCTGTCCAGTTATTATCCACCATCTATTGGCTTCCCCTATTCTCTCAGTGAAGCACCATGGTCTACAGGAGGAGATCCTCCTATCCCTTATCTCACCACCTATGGACAGCTGAGTAATGGAGATCATCATTTTATGCACGATGCTGTTTTTGGACAGCCCGGGGGTCTGGGAAATAACATCTATCAGCACCGGTTTAACTTTTTCCCTGAAAATCCTGCCTTCTCAGCTTGGGGAACCAGCGGATCCCAAGGACAGCAGACTCAAAGCTCAGCATATGGGAGCAGTTACAGCTACCCACCCAGTTCACTGGGTGGCACCATTGTGGATGGACAGACAGGATTTCATAATGATACATTAAATAAAGCTCCTGGAATGAACAGTATTGAacagggaatggttggacttaaGATTGGTGGAGATGTTACAACTTCTGCGGTGAAAACAGTCGGTTCTGTTGTTAACAGTGCTGGGATGACAGGTGCCCTCTCTGGTAATGGATCAAATGTAAACTTGCCAGTATCCAAACCAACCTCTTGGGCTGCTATTGCCAGCAAGCCTGCGAAGCCACAgcctaaaatgaaaacaaaaactggGCCTGTAATCGGAGGGGCGTTGCCTCCTCCCCCTATAAAGCATAACATGGACATAGGTACTTGGGACAATAAGGGTCCTGTGGCAAAAGTTCCTGCCCCCCAACAGATACCTTCTCCTCAGTCTGTTccacagccacagcaaccaATTGTTCAGCCTGTTCCAACTCAGCCTCCTCCATTGACTCAGCCACAGTACCAGGCCCCTCAGCAGCCACCCCAGAATCGCTGGGTAGCTCCTCGCAACAGAAACGCAGCTTTTGGCCAAAGTGGGGGAACTGGTACCGACGGCGGCTCAGCTGGCAGCACTCAGCCCAACCCTGTTCCCAGTGGAGAGTCCCATCCTGTCCTGGAAAAACTGAAAGCTGCTCACAGCTATAACCCTAAAGATTTCGAATGGAACCTTAAAAATGGACGTGTGTTCATAATAAAGAGCTATTCTGAGGATGATATTCATCGTTCCATTAAGTATTCTATTTGGTGTAGTACAGAGCATGGCAACAAACGCCTGGACAGCGCCTTTCGGTCCATGAACAGCAAGGGTCCAGTCTACCTGCTGTTCAGTGTCAATGGCAGTGGACACTTCTGTGGAGTAGCAGAGATGAAATCACCCGTGGACTACGGCACCAGTGCAGGTGTCTGGTCTCAGGACAAGTGGAAGGGGAAATTTGATGTCAAGTGGATCTTCGTGAAGGATGTGCCCAACAACCAACTGCGACACATCAGGCTGGAGAACAATGACAACAAACCCGTTACAAACTCCCGTGACACACAGGAGGTGCCCTTAGAAAAAGCGAAACAAGTGCTTAAAATTATTGCTACTTACAAGCACACGACCTCCATCTTTGATGACTTTTCTCATTATGAAAAGCgccaggaagaggaggaggtggtgcGGAAG gaACGTCAGAATCGAAACAAACAATAA
- the YTHDF1 gene encoding YTH domain-containing family protein 1 isoform X1, whose protein sequence is MSATSVDPQRPKGQDNKVQNGSLHQKDTVHDSDFEPYLSGQSNQNSSYPSMTDPYLSSYYPPSIGFPYSLSEAPWSTGGDPPIPYLTTYGQLSNGDHHFMHDAVFGQPGGLGNNIYQHRFNFFPENPAFSAWGTSGSQGQQTQSSAYGSSYSYPPSSLGGTIVDGQTGFHNDTLNKAPGMNSIEQGMVGLKIGGDVTTSAVKTVGSVVNSAGMTGALSGNGSNVNLPVSKPTSWAAIASKPAKPQPKMKTKTGPVIGGALPPPPIKHNMDIGTWDNKGPVAKVPAPQQIPSPQSVPQPQQPIVQPVPTQPPPLTQPQYQAPQQPPQNRWVAPRNRNAAFGQSGGTGTDGGSAGSTQPNPVPSGESHPVLEKLKAAHSYNPKDFEWNLKNGRVFIIKSYSEDDIHRSIKYSIWCSTEHGNKRLDSAFRSMNSKGPVYLLFSVNGSGHFCGVAEMKSPVDYGTSAGVWSQDKWKGKFDVKWIFVKDVPNNQLRHIRLENNDNKPVTNSRDTQEVPLEKAKQVLKIIATYKHTTSIFDDFSHYEKRQEEEEVVRKVNLLKNLFYTQIWGK, encoded by the coding sequence aACAGTAGCTATCCATCAATGACTGATCCTTACCTGTCCAGTTATTATCCACCATCTATTGGCTTCCCCTATTCTCTCAGTGAAGCACCATGGTCTACAGGAGGAGATCCTCCTATCCCTTATCTCACCACCTATGGACAGCTGAGTAATGGAGATCATCATTTTATGCACGATGCTGTTTTTGGACAGCCCGGGGGTCTGGGAAATAACATCTATCAGCACCGGTTTAACTTTTTCCCTGAAAATCCTGCCTTCTCAGCTTGGGGAACCAGCGGATCCCAAGGACAGCAGACTCAAAGCTCAGCATATGGGAGCAGTTACAGCTACCCACCCAGTTCACTGGGTGGCACCATTGTGGATGGACAGACAGGATTTCATAATGATACATTAAATAAAGCTCCTGGAATGAACAGTATTGAacagggaatggttggacttaaGATTGGTGGAGATGTTACAACTTCTGCGGTGAAAACAGTCGGTTCTGTTGTTAACAGTGCTGGGATGACAGGTGCCCTCTCTGGTAATGGATCAAATGTAAACTTGCCAGTATCCAAACCAACCTCTTGGGCTGCTATTGCCAGCAAGCCTGCGAAGCCACAgcctaaaatgaaaacaaaaactggGCCTGTAATCGGAGGGGCGTTGCCTCCTCCCCCTATAAAGCATAACATGGACATAGGTACTTGGGACAATAAGGGTCCTGTGGCAAAAGTTCCTGCCCCCCAACAGATACCTTCTCCTCAGTCTGTTccacagccacagcaaccaATTGTTCAGCCTGTTCCAACTCAGCCTCCTCCATTGACTCAGCCACAGTACCAGGCCCCTCAGCAGCCACCCCAGAATCGCTGGGTAGCTCCTCGCAACAGAAACGCAGCTTTTGGCCAAAGTGGGGGAACTGGTACCGACGGCGGCTCAGCTGGCAGCACTCAGCCCAACCCTGTTCCCAGTGGAGAGTCCCATCCTGTCCTGGAAAAACTGAAAGCTGCTCACAGCTATAACCCTAAAGATTTCGAATGGAACCTTAAAAATGGACGTGTGTTCATAATAAAGAGCTATTCTGAGGATGATATTCATCGTTCCATTAAGTATTCTATTTGGTGTAGTACAGAGCATGGCAACAAACGCCTGGACAGCGCCTTTCGGTCCATGAACAGCAAGGGTCCAGTCTACCTGCTGTTCAGTGTCAATGGCAGTGGACACTTCTGTGGAGTAGCAGAGATGAAATCACCCGTGGACTACGGCACCAGTGCAGGTGTCTGGTCTCAGGACAAGTGGAAGGGGAAATTTGATGTCAAGTGGATCTTCGTGAAGGATGTGCCCAACAACCAACTGCGACACATCAGGCTGGAGAACAATGACAACAAACCCGTTACAAACTCCCGTGACACACAGGAGGTGCCCTTAGAAAAAGCGAAACAAGTGCTTAAAATTATTGCTACTTACAAGCACACGACCTCCATCTTTGATGACTTTTCTCATTATGAAAAGCgccaggaagaggaggaggtggtgcGGAAGGTAAACctattaaaaaatttattttatacacAGATATGGGGAAAATGA